The following coding sequences lie in one Anguilla anguilla isolate fAngAng1 chromosome 14, fAngAng1.pri, whole genome shotgun sequence genomic window:
- the thap1 gene encoding THAP domain-containing protein 1 isoform X2, with protein sequence MAGRHLRVTSRFPLARPDVCGKWVAAMRRNNFKPTKYSNICSQHFTRECFKRECNNRVLKENAVPSLFCFNRLHKKEEALDDPDLPEMDFQMVLPLPDSEQTQALQPEQPEQSNPQVQAAVNSDLTSSMAVSCDHNYTVEDTVQQKKRIEQLEEQVEKLRKKLKTVQQKCRRQERQLEKLKAMGEFYKASKDPAALGESYVILPKELYDILKGIESINGL encoded by the exons ATGGCTGGAAGACATCTCCGGGTTACCTCGAG ATTCCCGCTTGCGCGTCCAGATGTGTGTGGAAAATGGGTTGCGGCTATGAGACGGAACAACTTCAAACCAACAAAATACAGCAATATCTGTTCGCAGCATTTCACAAGAGAATGCTTCAAACGGGAGTGCAACAACAGAGTGTTGAAGGAAAACGCAGTACCTTCACTCTTCTGTTTCAACAGATTACATAAAAAG gaagaAGCCCTAGACGACCCAGATCTCCCGGAGATGGATTTCCAAATGGTGCTGCCCCTCCCCGACTCCGAGCAGACCCAGGCACTGCAGCCGGAGCAGCCGGAGCAGTCGAACCCTCAGGTACAGGCGGCAGTGAACTCTGACCTCACGTCAAGCATGGCCGTCTCCTGTGACCACAACTACACGGTGGAGGACACGGTGCAGCAGAAGAAACGCATTGAGCAGCTGGAAGAGCAGGTGGAGAAGCTACGCAAGAAGCTGAAGACGGTGCAGCAGAAGTGCCGCCGTCAAGAGCGGCAGCTGGAGAAGCTGAAAGCCATGGGGGAATTCTACAAGGCCAGCAAGGACCCGGCCGCCTTGGGAGAGAGCTATGTCATACTACCCAAAGAGCTCTACGATATTCTCAAAGGAATTGAGTCCATCAATGGCTTGTAA
- the thap1 gene encoding THAP domain-containing protein 1 isoform X1, translating to MVQSCSAYGCKNRYHKDKNISFHKFPLARPDVCGKWVAAMRRNNFKPTKYSNICSQHFTRECFKRECNNRVLKENAVPSLFCFNRLHKKEEALDDPDLPEMDFQMVLPLPDSEQTQALQPEQPEQSNPQVQAAVNSDLTSSMAVSCDHNYTVEDTVQQKKRIEQLEEQVEKLRKKLKTVQQKCRRQERQLEKLKAMGEFYKASKDPAALGESYVILPKELYDILKGIESINGL from the exons ATTCCCGCTTGCGCGTCCAGATGTGTGTGGAAAATGGGTTGCGGCTATGAGACGGAACAACTTCAAACCAACAAAATACAGCAATATCTGTTCGCAGCATTTCACAAGAGAATGCTTCAAACGGGAGTGCAACAACAGAGTGTTGAAGGAAAACGCAGTACCTTCACTCTTCTGTTTCAACAGATTACATAAAAAG gaagaAGCCCTAGACGACCCAGATCTCCCGGAGATGGATTTCCAAATGGTGCTGCCCCTCCCCGACTCCGAGCAGACCCAGGCACTGCAGCCGGAGCAGCCGGAGCAGTCGAACCCTCAGGTACAGGCGGCAGTGAACTCTGACCTCACGTCAAGCATGGCCGTCTCCTGTGACCACAACTACACGGTGGAGGACACGGTGCAGCAGAAGAAACGCATTGAGCAGCTGGAAGAGCAGGTGGAGAAGCTACGCAAGAAGCTGAAGACGGTGCAGCAGAAGTGCCGCCGTCAAGAGCGGCAGCTGGAGAAGCTGAAAGCCATGGGGGAATTCTACAAGGCCAGCAAGGACCCGGCCGCCTTGGGAGAGAGCTATGTCATACTACCCAAAGAGCTCTACGATATTCTCAAAGGAATTGAGTCCATCAATGGCTTGTAA
- the thap1 gene encoding THAP domain-containing protein 1 isoform X3, whose product MRRNNFKPTKYSNICSQHFTRECFKRECNNRVLKENAVPSLFCFNRLHKKEEALDDPDLPEMDFQMVLPLPDSEQTQALQPEQPEQSNPQVQAAVNSDLTSSMAVSCDHNYTVEDTVQQKKRIEQLEEQVEKLRKKLKTVQQKCRRQERQLEKLKAMGEFYKASKDPAALGESYVILPKELYDILKGIESINGL is encoded by the exons ATGAGACGGAACAACTTCAAACCAACAAAATACAGCAATATCTGTTCGCAGCATTTCACAAGAGAATGCTTCAAACGGGAGTGCAACAACAGAGTGTTGAAGGAAAACGCAGTACCTTCACTCTTCTGTTTCAACAGATTACATAAAAAG gaagaAGCCCTAGACGACCCAGATCTCCCGGAGATGGATTTCCAAATGGTGCTGCCCCTCCCCGACTCCGAGCAGACCCAGGCACTGCAGCCGGAGCAGCCGGAGCAGTCGAACCCTCAGGTACAGGCGGCAGTGAACTCTGACCTCACGTCAAGCATGGCCGTCTCCTGTGACCACAACTACACGGTGGAGGACACGGTGCAGCAGAAGAAACGCATTGAGCAGCTGGAAGAGCAGGTGGAGAAGCTACGCAAGAAGCTGAAGACGGTGCAGCAGAAGTGCCGCCGTCAAGAGCGGCAGCTGGAGAAGCTGAAAGCCATGGGGGAATTCTACAAGGCCAGCAAGGACCCGGCCGCCTTGGGAGAGAGCTATGTCATACTACCCAAAGAGCTCTACGATATTCTCAAAGGAATTGAGTCCATCAATGGCTTGTAA